A stretch of the Nitrospirota bacterium genome encodes the following:
- a CDS encoding FAD-binding protein — protein sequence MQKEYVDFLVIGGGVAGLRAAIELAPHGEVLVVTKDIPTESSSEYAQGGVAVALSDEDRVGIHYRDTIRAGAGLSDEEAVRILVEEGPGRIQELISWGAEFDREGTKLAFTLEAAHSRKRVLHAHGDATGRELVRVLIGKASTFSTVRRYPFAMLVDLVVSRGVCLGAYVLRDRKVRAVLARATVLATGGGGQIYSITTNPPVATADGMAAAHRAGAEMKHMEFVQFHPSTRTSHVYLDLRHHDAGFVKERFPRIYSTCLTYDVDITGDLIPVSPAAHYMMGGVRTDTQGATTAQGLLAAGEVACTGIHGANRLASNSLLEGLVYGARAGASAVKSNATAPEPPLELSAPVRTIPQHDEIRGRLRRLMWEKVGIIRCGESLTHALDELALWEFILTNTYATRRELELKNMLETALLITRGALKRKESVGAHYRTDSPKGEPGAFPCPAG from the coding sequence GTGCAGAAGGAATATGTCGATTTCCTGGTCATAGGGGGCGGGGTGGCCGGCCTGAGGGCGGCCATCGAGCTTGCCCCCCATGGGGAGGTCCTCGTGGTGACCAAGGACATTCCCACCGAAAGCTCCTCGGAGTACGCCCAGGGCGGGGTGGCCGTGGCCCTCTCGGACGAGGACCGGGTGGGAATCCACTACCGGGACACCATCAGGGCGGGGGCGGGCCTCTCGGACGAGGAGGCCGTCCGCATCCTGGTGGAGGAGGGGCCCGGGCGCATCCAGGAGCTCATCTCCTGGGGGGCCGAGTTCGACCGGGAGGGGACCAAGCTGGCCTTCACCCTGGAGGCCGCCCACTCGCGCAAGCGCGTGCTTCACGCCCACGGGGACGCCACCGGGCGGGAGCTGGTGAGGGTCCTCATCGGGAAGGCCAGCACCTTCTCCACCGTGCGGCGGTATCCCTTTGCCATGCTCGTGGACCTGGTCGTCTCCCGCGGGGTGTGCCTGGGGGCGTACGTCCTCAGGGACCGGAAGGTGCGGGCCGTCCTGGCCCGGGCCACCGTCCTTGCCACCGGGGGCGGGGGGCAGATCTACTCCATAACCACCAACCCGCCGGTGGCCACCGCCGACGGGATGGCCGCGGCCCACCGGGCGGGGGCGGAGATGAAGCACATGGAGTTCGTCCAGTTTCATCCCAGCACCAGGACGAGCCATGTGTACCTGGACCTCAGGCACCACGACGCGGGCTTCGTAAAGGAGCGCTTTCCCCGCATCTACTCCACCTGCCTCACCTACGACGTGGACATCACCGGCGACCTCATCCCCGTAAGCCCCGCCGCCCATTACATGATGGGCGGGGTGCGCACCGACACCCAGGGGGCCACCACGGCGCAGGGCCTCCTGGCCGCCGGCGAGGTCGCCTGCACCGGCATCCACGGGGCCAACCGCCTGGCCAGCAACAGCCTCCTGGAGGGCCTGGTCTACGGCGCCCGGGCCGGGGCCTCGGCGGTGAAGTCCAATGCCACGGCGCCCGAGCCGCCCCTGGAGCTGTCCGCCCCGGTGCGCACAATCCCCCAGCACGACGAGATACGGGGAAGGCTCCGGAGGCTCATGTGGGAGAAGGTGGGCATCATCCGCTGCGGAGAATCCCTCACGCACGCCCTCGATGAGCTTGCCCTGTGGGAGTTCATCCTTACCAACACCTACGCCACCCGCCGGGAGCTGGAGCTGAAGAACATGCTCGAGACCGCCCTGCTCATCACCCGGGGGGCGCTCAAGCGGAAGGAGTCCGTGGGGGCCCATTACCGGACGGACTCCCCCAAGGGAGAGCCCGGGGCCTTCCCCTGCCCCGCGGGTTGA
- the yrfG gene encoding GMP/IMP nucleotidase, giving the protein MKEIPLREIDWILLDLDGTLLDRYFDDYFWEHLVPERYAEKHDMTFGRAREILLSTYRRHERTLKWTDVDFWSRELDLDIPALKEQIRHLIEVHPHVENFLAAMKREGKHVHLLTNAHYKSVDLKFRKTGIGHYFDSVVTSNEIGAPKEQQEFWRRAEKRVGFQKERSLFVDDSETILRAARDYGVRYLLLKGRASSREGPRVSAEFPFIRDFNELLASRARPAAT; this is encoded by the coding sequence GTGAAGGAGATTCCTCTTCGGGAGATAGACTGGATACTTCTGGACCTGGACGGCACTCTTCTGGACCGCTACTTCGACGACTATTTCTGGGAGCACCTGGTCCCCGAGAGGTATGCCGAGAAGCACGACATGACCTTCGGCCGGGCCAGGGAGATACTGCTTTCCACCTACAGGCGGCACGAGAGGACGCTCAAGTGGACGGACGTGGATTTCTGGAGCCGGGAGCTCGACCTGGACATTCCCGCCCTCAAGGAGCAGATTCGCCACCTCATCGAGGTGCACCCCCACGTGGAGAATTTCCTCGCGGCGATGAAGCGCGAGGGCAAGCACGTCCATCTTCTGACCAACGCCCATTACAAGTCCGTGGACCTCAAGTTTCGAAAGACCGGCATCGGGCATTACTTCGACTCGGTCGTCACCTCCAACGAGATAGGCGCCCCCAAGGAGCAACAGGAGTTCTGGCGGCGGGCGGAGAAGAGGGTGGGTTTCCAGAAGGAGCGCTCCCTCTTCGTCGACGACAGCGAGACCATCCTTCGCGCGGCCCGGGACTATGGTGTCAGGTATCTCCTTTTGAAGGGCCGGGCCAGCTCCCGGGAGGGCCCCCGGGTGTCCGCGGAGTTCCCCTTCATCCGGGACTTTAACGAGCTTCTGGCTTCTCGGGCTCGGCCCGCAGCGACGTAA